Proteins encoded within one genomic window of Streptomyces profundus:
- a CDS encoding SCO family protein: protein MRTRTLRNGLLTLAIAAALTACGSDGDSADNSEESSAASISGGPAEDEGTVLDTPFAKPEVVLTDTEGQPFDLVEETAGHPTLLYFGYTNCPDICPLTMSNIAVAASSSLTPEQREELRVVFVTTDPERDTPESLGAWLNGVDPEFIGLTGDFEQIAEAARSVGVAIEPSYEEENGDIVSTHGTQVLAFLPEDDMAHVIYTEGVTLQTFERDLPSLAEGELP from the coding sequence ATGCGCACACGCACCCTGCGAAACGGCCTGCTCACGCTGGCGATCGCCGCCGCCCTGACGGCCTGTGGCTCGGACGGCGACTCAGCCGACAACAGCGAGGAGTCGTCAGCCGCCTCGATCTCCGGCGGGCCGGCCGAGGACGAGGGAACCGTCCTCGACACCCCGTTCGCCAAGCCCGAAGTGGTCCTCACCGACACCGAGGGCCAACCCTTCGACCTGGTCGAGGAGACGGCGGGCCATCCCACGCTGCTCTACTTCGGCTACACCAACTGCCCGGACATCTGCCCGCTGACCATGAGCAACATCGCGGTGGCCGCCTCCAGCAGCCTCACGCCCGAACAGCGCGAGGAGCTGCGGGTGGTGTTCGTCACCACCGACCCGGAGCGGGACACCCCCGAGTCGCTCGGCGCCTGGCTGAACGGCGTCGACCCCGAGTTCATCGGGCTGACCGGCGACTTCGAGCAGATCGCGGAGGCCGCCAGAAGCGTCGGCGTCGCCATCGAGCCCTCCTACGAGGAGGAGAACGGCGACATCGTCTCGACCCACGGCACCCAGGTGCTGGCCTTCCTGCCCGAGGACGACATGGCGCACGTCATCTACACCGAGGGCGTCACCCTCCAGACCTTCGAACGGGACCTGCCGAGCCTGGCCGAGGGGGAGCTGCCATGA